One Pseudorca crassidens isolate mPseCra1 chromosome 21, mPseCra1.hap1, whole genome shotgun sequence DNA segment encodes these proteins:
- the ADGRA2 gene encoding adhesion G protein-coupled receptor A2 isoform X3, whose protein sequence is MGAAGRRMRWAPARLLLPLLQWLLLLAPEIRGAPGCPVPIRSCKCSGERPKGLSGGAPSPARRRVVCGGGDLPEPPEPGLLPNSTVTLLLSNNKITGLRNGSFLGLPLLEKLDLRNNVISTVQAGAFLGLGELKRLDLSNNRIGCLTSETFQGLPRLLRLNISGNIFSSLPPGVFDELPALKVVDLGTEFLTCDCRLRWLLSWARNRSVQLSERTLCAYPSALHAQTLGGLQEAQLRCEGALELHTHHLIPSLRQVVFQGDRLPFQCSASYLGNDTHVRWYHNRAPVEGDEQAGILLGDSLIHDCTFITSELTLSHIGVWASGEWECSVSTVQGNASKKVEIVVLETSASYCPAERVANNRGDFRWPRTLAGITAYQSCLQYPFTSVPLSGGAPGTRASRRCDRAGRWEPGDYSHCLYTNDITRVLYTFVLMPINASNALTLAHQLRVYTAEAASFSDMMDVVYVAQMIQKFLGYVDQIKELVEVMVDMASNLMLVDEHLLWLAQREDKACSGIVGALERIGGAALSAHAQHISVNSRNVALEAYLIKPHSYVGLTCTAFQRREAGAPGTRPLGPGQIPSPEPEPLADQQLRFRCTTGRPNVSLSSFHIKNSVALASIQLPPSLFSSLPAALAPPAPPDCTLQLLVFRNGRLFRSHGNTSRPGAAGLGKRRGVATPVISAGTSGCSVGNLTEPVAVSLRHWAEGAEPMAAWWSQEGPGGPGGWSSEGCQLHSSQPHVSSLQCQHLGNVAVLMELRAFPREVEGSGAGLHPVVYPCTALLLLCLFSTIITYILHHSSIHVSRKGWHMLLNLCFHMAMTSAVFAGGITLTNYQMVCQAVGITLHYSSLSTLLWMGVKARVLHKELTWRAPPPQEGDAALPAPRPMLRFYLIAGGIPLIICGITAAVNIHNYRDHSPYCWLVWRPSLGAFYIPVALILLITWIYFLCAALRLRGPLAQSPKGGTSRVSLEPGEELRGSTRLRSSGPLLSDSGSLLAAGSAGVVTPGPPEEGDGLYSPGAQLGALVTTHFLYLAMWACGALSVSQRWLPRVVCSCLYGVAASALGLFVFTHHCARRRDVRASWRACRPPASASRASPRAVPAAPEDGSPAFGEGPASLKSSPSGSSGPAPPPGPCKLTNLQLAQSQACEAGVAARGEAEPETPGPRGSLGPRHPNNSHHGRRGHKSRAKGHRAGEAGGRNRLRAPRGGAAGVAELPSGESGSPHNSPSDSYPGSSRNSPGAGPRLEGESTLTPSEGSDTSAAPLPEAGRPGQRRSAGRDHLKGGALEKESQRRSYPLNAASLNGAPKGGKYDDVTLSGAEAAGGGCMKTGLWKSETTV, encoded by the exons GCTCTTGAGTAACAACAAGATCACGGGGCTCCGGAACGGCTCCTTCCTGGGACTGCCGCTGCTGGAGAAACT GGACCTGAGGAACAACGTCATCAGCACAGTGCAGGCGGGCGCCTTCCTGGGTCTGGGGGAGCTGAAGCGCCT AGATCTCTCCAACAACCGGATTGGCTGTCTCACCTCTGAGACCTTCCAAGGCCTCCCCAGGCTTCTCCGGCT AAACATATCTGGAAACATCTTCTCCAGTCTGCCACCGGGGGTCTTTGATGAGCTGCCAGCCCTTAAGGTTGT GGACTTGGGCACCGAGTTCCTGACGTGTGACTGCCGCCTGCGCTGGCTGCTGTCCTGGGCCCGGAATCGCTCCGTGCAGCTGTCGGAGCGCACGCTCTGTGCCTACCCCAGCGCCCTGCACGCCCAGACCCTGGGCGGCCTCCAGGAGGCCCAGCTGCGCTGCG AGGGGGCCCTGGAGCTGCACACACATCACCTCATCCCATCCCTCCGCCAAGTGGTCTTCCAGGGCGACCGGCTGCCCTTCCAGTGCTCGGCCAGCTACCTGGGCAATGACACCCACGTCCGCTGGTACCACAACCGGGCCCCTGTGGAGGGCGACGAGCAGGCGGGCATCCTCCTGGGCGACAGCCTCATCCACGACTGCACCTTCATCACCAG TGAGCTGACCCTGTCTCACATCGGCGTGTGGGCCTCAGGCGAATGGGAGTGCTCCGTGTCTACGGTCCAGGGAAACGCCAGCAAGAAGGTGGAGATCGTGGTGCTGGAGACCTCGGCCTCCTACTGCCCCGCAGAGCGAGTCGCCAACAACCGCGGGGACTTCAG gTGGCCTCGAACTCTGGCTGGCATCACAGCCTACCAGTCCTGCCTGCAGTACCCCTTCACCTCGGTGCCCCTGAGCGGGGGTGCCCCTGGCACCCGAGCCTCCCGCCGGTGTGACCGAGCTGGCCGCTGGGAGCCGGGGGACTACTCCCACTGTCTGTACACCAACGACATCACCCGGGTGCTCTACACCTTCGTGCTG atGCCCATCAATGCCTCCAACGCACTGACCCTGGCCCACCAGCTTCGAGTATACACGGCCGAGGCCGCCAGCTTCTCCGACATGATGGACGTTGTCTACGTGGCTCAGATGATCCAGAAGTTTCTGGGTTACGTCGACCAGATCAAAGAG ctggtggaggtgatggtggataTGGCCAGCAACCTGATGCTGGTGGACGAGCACCTGCTGTGGCTGGCCCAGCGCGAAGACAAGGCCTGCAGCGGCATCGTGGGCGCCCTGGAGCGCATTGGGGGGGCCGCCCTGAGCGCCCACGCCCAGCACATCTCTGTG AACTCGAGGAACGTGGCCTTGGAGGCCTACCTCATCAAGCCGCACAGCTACGTGGGCCTGACCTGCACGGCCTTCCAGAGGAGGGAGGCCGGTGCGCCGGGCACCCGGCCCTTGGGTCCCGGCCAGATCCCCTCCCCGGAGCCGGAGCCCCTGGCCGACCAGCAGCTCCGCTTCCGCTGTACCACGGGGAGGCCCAATGTTTCTCTGTCGTCCTTCCACATCAAG AACAGCGTGGCCCTGGCCTCCATCCAGCTGCCGCCCAGTCTATTCTCGTCCCTCCCGGCTGCCCTGGCCCCCCCGGCCCCCCCAGACTGCACCCTGCAGCTGCTTGTCTTCCGAAACGGCCGTCTCTTCCGCAGCCACGGCAACACCTCCCGCCCTGGAGCCGCTGGGCTTGGCAAGAGGCGCGGCGTGGCCACCCCCGTCATCTCTGCGGGAACCA GTGGCTGCAGCGTGGGAAACCTGACTGAGCCGGTGGCCGTTTCGCTGCGGCATTGGGCTGAGGGGGCCGAGCCCATGGCCGCTTGGTGGAGCCAGGAGGGGCCGGGGGGGCCCGGGGGCTGGAGCTCTGAGGGCTGCCAGCTCCACTCCAGCCAGCCCCACGTCAGCTCCCTGCAGTGCCAGCACCTGGGCAACGTGGCCGTGCTCATG GAGCTGCGCGCCTTCCCCAGGGAGGTGGAGGGCTCAGGGGCAGGCCTGCACCCTGTCGTGTACCCCTGCACGGCCCTGCTGCTGCTCTGCCTCTTCTCCACCATCATCACCTACATTCTCCACCACAG CTCCATCCATGTGTCCCGGAAGGGCTGGCACATGCTGCTGAACCTGTGCTTCCACATGGCCATGACCTCCGCCGTCTTTGCGGGAGGCATCACACTCACCAACTACCAGATGGTCTGCCAGGCG GTGGGCATCACCCTGCACTACTCTTCACTGTCCACACTGCTCTGGATGGGGGTGAAGGCCCGTGTCCTCCACAAGGAGCTTACCTGGAGGGCACCACCTCCACAAGAAGGGGATgctgccctgcctgccccccgACCCATGCTCCG GTTCTATTTGATCGCAGGAGGGATCCCACTCATTATCTGTGGCATCACAGCCGCTGTCAACATCCACAACTACCGGGACCACAGCCCCTA CTGCTGGCTAGTGTGGCGCCCAAGCCTAGGAGCCTTCTACATCCCCGTGGCTTTGATTCTGCTCATCACCTGGATCTATTTCCTGTGCGCGGCGCTGCGCTTACGGGGTCCTCTGGCACAGAGCCCAAAGGGGGGCACCAGCAGGGTCTCCCTGGAGCCAGGGGAGGAGCTGAGGGGTTCCACCAGGCTCAGGAGCAGCGGCCCCCTCCTGAGTGACTCGGGTTCCCTTCTGGCCGCTGGGAGCGCAGGGGTGGTGACGCCCGGGCCCCCGGAGGAGGGTGACGGTCTCTATTCTCCAGGAGCCCAGCTGGGGGCGCTGGTGACCACGCATTTCCTCTACCTGGCCATGTGGGCCTGCGGGGCTCTGAGCGTGTCCCAGCGCTGGCTGCCCCGGGTGGTGTGCAGCTGTCTGTACGGCGTGGCGGCCTCCGCCCTGGGCCTCTTCGTCTTCACCCATCACTGTGCCAGGCGCAGGGACGTCAGGGCCTCCTGGCGCGCGTGCCGTCCCCCCGCCTCGGCCTCCCGAGCCTCCCCGCGGGCCGTGCCCGCCGCCCCAGAGGACGGGTCCCCGGCTTTCGGAGAGGGGCCCGCGTCCCTCAAGTCGTCCCCGAGCGGCAGCagtggccccgccccgcccccgggccCCTGCAAGCTCACCAACCTGCAGCTGGCGCAGAGCCAGGCGTGCGAGGCGGGGGTGGCGGCCCGCGGGGAGGCGGAGCCCGAGACGCCGGGCCCCCGGGGGAGCCTCGGCCCGCGCCACCCGAACAACTCGCACCACGGCCGCCGGGGCCACAAGAGCCGGGCCAAGGGGCATCGCGCGGGCGAGGCCGGCGGCAGGAACCGGCTCAGGGCGCCGCGCGGGGGCGCGGCCGGGGTGGCCGAGTTGCCGTCGGGCGAGAGCGGCAGCCCGCACAACAGCCCGTCCGACAGCTACCCGGGCAGCAGCCGCAACAGCCCGGGCGCCGGACCCCGGCTCGAGGGCGAGAGCACGCTCACGCCGTCGGAGGGCAGCGACACGAGCGCCGCGCCGCTCCCCGAGGCCGGCCGGCCGGGCCAGCGCCGCAGCGCCGGCCGCGACCACCTCAAGGGCGGCGCGCTGGAGAAGGAGAGCCAGCGCCGCTCGTACCCGCTCAACGCTGCCAGCCTGAACGGCGCCCCCAAGGGCGGCAAGTACGACGACGTCACCTTGAGCGGCGCCGAGGCGGCCGGCGGCGGCTGCATGAAGACGGGGCTCTGGAAGAGCGAGACCACCGTCTAG
- the ADGRA2 gene encoding adhesion G protein-coupled receptor A2 isoform X4, producing the protein MGAAGRRMRWAPARLLLPLLQWLLLLAPEIRGAPGCPVPIRSCKCSGERPKGLSGGAPSPARRRVVCGGGDLPEPPEPGLLPNSTVTLLLSNNKITGLRNGSFLGLPLLEKLDLRNNVISTVQAGAFLGLGELKRLDLSNNRIGCLTSETFQGLPRLLRLNISGNIFSSLPPGVFDELPALKVVDLGTEFLTCDCRLRWLLSWARNRSVQLSERTLCAYPSALHAQTLGGLQEAQLRCEGALELHTHHLIPSLRQVVFQGDRLPFQCSASYLGNDTHVRWYHNRAPVEGDEQAGILLGDSLIHDCTFITSELTLSHIGVWASGEWECSVSTVQGNASKKVEIVVLETSASYCPAERVANNRGDFRWPRTLAGITAYQSCLQYPFTSVPLSGGAPGTRASRRCDRAGRWEPGDYSHCLYTNDITRVLYTFVLMPINASNALTLAHQLRVYTAEAASFSDMMDVVYVAQMIQKFLGYVDQIKELVEVMVDMASNLMLVDEHLLWLAQREDKACSGIVGALERIGGAALSAHAQHISVNSRNVALEAYLIKPHSYVGLTCTAFQRREAGAPGTRPLGPGQIPSPEPEPLADQQLRFRCTTGRPNVSLSSFHIKNSVALASIQLPPSLFSSLPGGPGGWSSEGCQLHSSQPHVSSLQCQHLGNVAVLMELRAFPREVEGSGAGLHPVVYPCTALLLLCLFSTIITYILHHSSIHVSRKGWHMLLNLCFHMAMTSAVFAGGITLTNYQMVCQAVGITLHYSSLSTLLWMGVKARVLHKELTWRAPPPQEGDAALPAPRPMLRFYLIAGGIPLIICGITAAVNIHNYRDHSPYCWLVWRPSLGAFYIPVALILLITWIYFLCAALRLRGPLAQSPKGGTSRVSLEPGEELRGSTRLRSSGPLLSDSGSLLAAGSAGVVTPGPPEEGDGLYSPGAQLGALVTTHFLYLAMWACGALSVSQRWLPRVVCSCLYGVAASALGLFVFTHHCARRRDVRASWRACRPPASASRASPRAVPAAPEDGSPAFGEGPASLKSSPSGSSGPAPPPGPCKLTNLQLAQSQACEAGVAARGEAEPETPGPRGSLGPRHPNNSHHGRRGHKSRAKGHRAGEAGGRNRLRAPRGGAAGVAELPSGESGSPHNSPSDSYPGSSRNSPGAGPRLEGESTLTPSEGSDTSAAPLPEAGRPGQRRSAGRDHLKGGALEKESQRRSYPLNAASLNGAPKGGKYDDVTLSGAEAAGGGCMKTGLWKSETTV; encoded by the exons GCTCTTGAGTAACAACAAGATCACGGGGCTCCGGAACGGCTCCTTCCTGGGACTGCCGCTGCTGGAGAAACT GGACCTGAGGAACAACGTCATCAGCACAGTGCAGGCGGGCGCCTTCCTGGGTCTGGGGGAGCTGAAGCGCCT AGATCTCTCCAACAACCGGATTGGCTGTCTCACCTCTGAGACCTTCCAAGGCCTCCCCAGGCTTCTCCGGCT AAACATATCTGGAAACATCTTCTCCAGTCTGCCACCGGGGGTCTTTGATGAGCTGCCAGCCCTTAAGGTTGT GGACTTGGGCACCGAGTTCCTGACGTGTGACTGCCGCCTGCGCTGGCTGCTGTCCTGGGCCCGGAATCGCTCCGTGCAGCTGTCGGAGCGCACGCTCTGTGCCTACCCCAGCGCCCTGCACGCCCAGACCCTGGGCGGCCTCCAGGAGGCCCAGCTGCGCTGCG AGGGGGCCCTGGAGCTGCACACACATCACCTCATCCCATCCCTCCGCCAAGTGGTCTTCCAGGGCGACCGGCTGCCCTTCCAGTGCTCGGCCAGCTACCTGGGCAATGACACCCACGTCCGCTGGTACCACAACCGGGCCCCTGTGGAGGGCGACGAGCAGGCGGGCATCCTCCTGGGCGACAGCCTCATCCACGACTGCACCTTCATCACCAG TGAGCTGACCCTGTCTCACATCGGCGTGTGGGCCTCAGGCGAATGGGAGTGCTCCGTGTCTACGGTCCAGGGAAACGCCAGCAAGAAGGTGGAGATCGTGGTGCTGGAGACCTCGGCCTCCTACTGCCCCGCAGAGCGAGTCGCCAACAACCGCGGGGACTTCAG gTGGCCTCGAACTCTGGCTGGCATCACAGCCTACCAGTCCTGCCTGCAGTACCCCTTCACCTCGGTGCCCCTGAGCGGGGGTGCCCCTGGCACCCGAGCCTCCCGCCGGTGTGACCGAGCTGGCCGCTGGGAGCCGGGGGACTACTCCCACTGTCTGTACACCAACGACATCACCCGGGTGCTCTACACCTTCGTGCTG atGCCCATCAATGCCTCCAACGCACTGACCCTGGCCCACCAGCTTCGAGTATACACGGCCGAGGCCGCCAGCTTCTCCGACATGATGGACGTTGTCTACGTGGCTCAGATGATCCAGAAGTTTCTGGGTTACGTCGACCAGATCAAAGAG ctggtggaggtgatggtggataTGGCCAGCAACCTGATGCTGGTGGACGAGCACCTGCTGTGGCTGGCCCAGCGCGAAGACAAGGCCTGCAGCGGCATCGTGGGCGCCCTGGAGCGCATTGGGGGGGCCGCCCTGAGCGCCCACGCCCAGCACATCTCTGTG AACTCGAGGAACGTGGCCTTGGAGGCCTACCTCATCAAGCCGCACAGCTACGTGGGCCTGACCTGCACGGCCTTCCAGAGGAGGGAGGCCGGTGCGCCGGGCACCCGGCCCTTGGGTCCCGGCCAGATCCCCTCCCCGGAGCCGGAGCCCCTGGCCGACCAGCAGCTCCGCTTCCGCTGTACCACGGGGAGGCCCAATGTTTCTCTGTCGTCCTTCCACATCAAG AACAGCGTGGCCCTGGCCTCCATCCAGCTGCCGCCCAGTCTATTCTCGTCCCTCCCGG GGGGGCCCGGGGGCTGGAGCTCTGAGGGCTGCCAGCTCCACTCCAGCCAGCCCCACGTCAGCTCCCTGCAGTGCCAGCACCTGGGCAACGTGGCCGTGCTCATG GAGCTGCGCGCCTTCCCCAGGGAGGTGGAGGGCTCAGGGGCAGGCCTGCACCCTGTCGTGTACCCCTGCACGGCCCTGCTGCTGCTCTGCCTCTTCTCCACCATCATCACCTACATTCTCCACCACAG CTCCATCCATGTGTCCCGGAAGGGCTGGCACATGCTGCTGAACCTGTGCTTCCACATGGCCATGACCTCCGCCGTCTTTGCGGGAGGCATCACACTCACCAACTACCAGATGGTCTGCCAGGCG GTGGGCATCACCCTGCACTACTCTTCACTGTCCACACTGCTCTGGATGGGGGTGAAGGCCCGTGTCCTCCACAAGGAGCTTACCTGGAGGGCACCACCTCCACAAGAAGGGGATgctgccctgcctgccccccgACCCATGCTCCG GTTCTATTTGATCGCAGGAGGGATCCCACTCATTATCTGTGGCATCACAGCCGCTGTCAACATCCACAACTACCGGGACCACAGCCCCTA CTGCTGGCTAGTGTGGCGCCCAAGCCTAGGAGCCTTCTACATCCCCGTGGCTTTGATTCTGCTCATCACCTGGATCTATTTCCTGTGCGCGGCGCTGCGCTTACGGGGTCCTCTGGCACAGAGCCCAAAGGGGGGCACCAGCAGGGTCTCCCTGGAGCCAGGGGAGGAGCTGAGGGGTTCCACCAGGCTCAGGAGCAGCGGCCCCCTCCTGAGTGACTCGGGTTCCCTTCTGGCCGCTGGGAGCGCAGGGGTGGTGACGCCCGGGCCCCCGGAGGAGGGTGACGGTCTCTATTCTCCAGGAGCCCAGCTGGGGGCGCTGGTGACCACGCATTTCCTCTACCTGGCCATGTGGGCCTGCGGGGCTCTGAGCGTGTCCCAGCGCTGGCTGCCCCGGGTGGTGTGCAGCTGTCTGTACGGCGTGGCGGCCTCCGCCCTGGGCCTCTTCGTCTTCACCCATCACTGTGCCAGGCGCAGGGACGTCAGGGCCTCCTGGCGCGCGTGCCGTCCCCCCGCCTCGGCCTCCCGAGCCTCCCCGCGGGCCGTGCCCGCCGCCCCAGAGGACGGGTCCCCGGCTTTCGGAGAGGGGCCCGCGTCCCTCAAGTCGTCCCCGAGCGGCAGCagtggccccgccccgcccccgggccCCTGCAAGCTCACCAACCTGCAGCTGGCGCAGAGCCAGGCGTGCGAGGCGGGGGTGGCGGCCCGCGGGGAGGCGGAGCCCGAGACGCCGGGCCCCCGGGGGAGCCTCGGCCCGCGCCACCCGAACAACTCGCACCACGGCCGCCGGGGCCACAAGAGCCGGGCCAAGGGGCATCGCGCGGGCGAGGCCGGCGGCAGGAACCGGCTCAGGGCGCCGCGCGGGGGCGCGGCCGGGGTGGCCGAGTTGCCGTCGGGCGAGAGCGGCAGCCCGCACAACAGCCCGTCCGACAGCTACCCGGGCAGCAGCCGCAACAGCCCGGGCGCCGGACCCCGGCTCGAGGGCGAGAGCACGCTCACGCCGTCGGAGGGCAGCGACACGAGCGCCGCGCCGCTCCCCGAGGCCGGCCGGCCGGGCCAGCGCCGCAGCGCCGGCCGCGACCACCTCAAGGGCGGCGCGCTGGAGAAGGAGAGCCAGCGCCGCTCGTACCCGCTCAACGCTGCCAGCCTGAACGGCGCCCCCAAGGGCGGCAAGTACGACGACGTCACCTTGAGCGGCGCCGAGGCGGCCGGCGGCGGCTGCATGAAGACGGGGCTCTGGAAGAGCGAGACCACCGTCTAG
- the ADGRA2 gene encoding adhesion G protein-coupled receptor A2 isoform X2: MGAAGRRMRWAPARLLLPLLQWLLLLAPEIRGAPGCPVPIRSCKCSGERPKGLSGGAPSPARRRVVCGGGDLPEPPEPGLLPNSTVTLLLSNNKITGLRNGSFLGLPLLEKLDLRNNVISTVQAGAFLGLGELKRLDLSNNRIGCLTSETFQGLPRLLRLNISGNIFSSLPPGVFDELPALKVVDLGTEFLTCDCRLRWLLSWARNRSVQLSERTLCAYPSALHAQTLGGLQEAQLRCEGALELHTHHLIPSLRQVVFQGDRLPFQCSASYLGNDTHVRWYHNRAPVEGDEQAGILLGDSLIHDCTFITSELTLSHIGVWASGEWECSVSTVQGNASKKVEIVVLETSASYCPAERVANNRGDFRWPRTLAGITAYQSCLQYPFTSVPLSGGAPGTRASRRCDRAGRWEPGDYSHCLYTNDITRVLYTFVLMPINASNALTLAHQLRVYTAEAASFSDMMDVVYVAQMIQKFLGYVDQIKELVEVMVDMASNLMLVDEHLLWLAQREDKACSGIVGALERIGGAALSAHAQHISVNSRNVALEAYLIKPHSYVGLTCTAFQRREAGAPGTRPLGPGQIPSPEPEPLADQQLRFRCTTGRPNVSLSSFHIKNSVALASIQLPPSLFSSLPAALAPPAPPDCTLQLLVFRNGRLFRSHGNTSRPGAAGLGKRRGVATPVISAGTRAARLPQGGGGLRGRPAPCRVPLHGPAAALPLLHHHHLHSPPQLHPCVPEGLAHAAEPVLPHGHDLRRLCGRHHTHQLPDGLPGGGHHPALLFTVHTALDGGEGPCPPQGAYLEGTTSTRRGCCPACPPTHAPVLFDRRRDPTHYLWHHSRCQHPQLPGPQPLPPRPTSRVPPVSPLSCWLVWRPSLGAFYIPVALILLITWIYFLCAALRLRGPLAQSPKGGTSRVSLEPGEELRGSTRLRSSGPLLSDSGSLLAAGSAGVVTPGPPEEGDGLYSPGAQLGALVTTHFLYLAMWACGALSVSQRWLPRVVCSCLYGVAASALGLFVFTHHCARRRDVRASWRACRPPASASRASPRAVPAAPEDGSPAFGEGPASLKSSPSGSSGPAPPPGPCKLTNLQLAQSQACEAGVAARGEAEPETPGPRGSLGPRHPNNSHHGRRGHKSRAKGHRAGEAGGRNRLRAPRGGAAGVAELPSGESGSPHNSPSDSYPGSSRNSPGAGPRLEGESTLTPSEGSDTSAAPLPEAGRPGQRRSAGRDHLKGGALEKESQRRSYPLNAASLNGAPKGGKYDDVTLSGAEAAGGGCMKTGLWKSETTV; encoded by the exons GCTCTTGAGTAACAACAAGATCACGGGGCTCCGGAACGGCTCCTTCCTGGGACTGCCGCTGCTGGAGAAACT GGACCTGAGGAACAACGTCATCAGCACAGTGCAGGCGGGCGCCTTCCTGGGTCTGGGGGAGCTGAAGCGCCT AGATCTCTCCAACAACCGGATTGGCTGTCTCACCTCTGAGACCTTCCAAGGCCTCCCCAGGCTTCTCCGGCT AAACATATCTGGAAACATCTTCTCCAGTCTGCCACCGGGGGTCTTTGATGAGCTGCCAGCCCTTAAGGTTGT GGACTTGGGCACCGAGTTCCTGACGTGTGACTGCCGCCTGCGCTGGCTGCTGTCCTGGGCCCGGAATCGCTCCGTGCAGCTGTCGGAGCGCACGCTCTGTGCCTACCCCAGCGCCCTGCACGCCCAGACCCTGGGCGGCCTCCAGGAGGCCCAGCTGCGCTGCG AGGGGGCCCTGGAGCTGCACACACATCACCTCATCCCATCCCTCCGCCAAGTGGTCTTCCAGGGCGACCGGCTGCCCTTCCAGTGCTCGGCCAGCTACCTGGGCAATGACACCCACGTCCGCTGGTACCACAACCGGGCCCCTGTGGAGGGCGACGAGCAGGCGGGCATCCTCCTGGGCGACAGCCTCATCCACGACTGCACCTTCATCACCAG TGAGCTGACCCTGTCTCACATCGGCGTGTGGGCCTCAGGCGAATGGGAGTGCTCCGTGTCTACGGTCCAGGGAAACGCCAGCAAGAAGGTGGAGATCGTGGTGCTGGAGACCTCGGCCTCCTACTGCCCCGCAGAGCGAGTCGCCAACAACCGCGGGGACTTCAG gTGGCCTCGAACTCTGGCTGGCATCACAGCCTACCAGTCCTGCCTGCAGTACCCCTTCACCTCGGTGCCCCTGAGCGGGGGTGCCCCTGGCACCCGAGCCTCCCGCCGGTGTGACCGAGCTGGCCGCTGGGAGCCGGGGGACTACTCCCACTGTCTGTACACCAACGACATCACCCGGGTGCTCTACACCTTCGTGCTG atGCCCATCAATGCCTCCAACGCACTGACCCTGGCCCACCAGCTTCGAGTATACACGGCCGAGGCCGCCAGCTTCTCCGACATGATGGACGTTGTCTACGTGGCTCAGATGATCCAGAAGTTTCTGGGTTACGTCGACCAGATCAAAGAG ctggtggaggtgatggtggataTGGCCAGCAACCTGATGCTGGTGGACGAGCACCTGCTGTGGCTGGCCCAGCGCGAAGACAAGGCCTGCAGCGGCATCGTGGGCGCCCTGGAGCGCATTGGGGGGGCCGCCCTGAGCGCCCACGCCCAGCACATCTCTGTG AACTCGAGGAACGTGGCCTTGGAGGCCTACCTCATCAAGCCGCACAGCTACGTGGGCCTGACCTGCACGGCCTTCCAGAGGAGGGAGGCCGGTGCGCCGGGCACCCGGCCCTTGGGTCCCGGCCAGATCCCCTCCCCGGAGCCGGAGCCCCTGGCCGACCAGCAGCTCCGCTTCCGCTGTACCACGGGGAGGCCCAATGTTTCTCTGTCGTCCTTCCACATCAAG AACAGCGTGGCCCTGGCCTCCATCCAGCTGCCGCCCAGTCTATTCTCGTCCCTCCCGGCTGCCCTGGCCCCCCCGGCCCCCCCAGACTGCACCCTGCAGCTGCTTGTCTTCCGAAACGGCCGTCTCTTCCGCAGCCACGGCAACACCTCCCGCCCTGGAGCCGCTGGGCTTGGCAAGAGGCGCGGCGTGGCCACCCCCGTCATCTCTGCGGGAACCA GAGCTGCGCGCCTTCCCCAGGGAGGTGGAGGGCTCAGGGGCAGGCCTGCACCCTGTCGTGTACCCCTGCACGGCCCTGCTGCTGCTCTGCCTCTTCTCCACCATCATCACCTACATTCTCCACCACAG CTCCATCCATGTGTCCCGGAAGGGCTGGCACATGCTGCTGAACCTGTGCTTCCACATGGCCATGACCTCCGCCGTCTTTGCGGGAGGCATCACACTCACCAACTACCAGATGGTCTGCCAGGCG GTGGGCATCACCCTGCACTACTCTTCACTGTCCACACTGCTCTGGATGGGGGTGAAGGCCCGTGTCCTCCACAAGGAGCTTACCTGGAGGGCACCACCTCCACAAGAAGGGGATgctgccctgcctgccccccgACCCATGCTCCG GTTCTATTTGATCGCAGGAGGGATCCCACTCATTATCTGTGGCATCACAGCCGCTGTCAACATCCACAACTACCGGGACCACAGCCCCTA CCTCCGCGCCCCACCTCACGCGTGCCGCCTGTGTCTCCCCTCAGCTGCTGGCTAGTGTGGCGCCCAAGCCTAGGAGCCTTCTACATCCCCGTGGCTTTGATTCTGCTCATCACCTGGATCTATTTCCTGTGCGCGGCGCTGCGCTTACGGGGTCCTCTGGCACAGAGCCCAAAGGGGGGCACCAGCAGGGTCTCCCTGGAGCCAGGGGAGGAGCTGAGGGGTTCCACCAGGCTCAGGAGCAGCGGCCCCCTCCTGAGTGACTCGGGTTCCCTTCTGGCCGCTGGGAGCGCAGGGGTGGTGACGCCCGGGCCCCCGGAGGAGGGTGACGGTCTCTATTCTCCAGGAGCCCAGCTGGGGGCGCTGGTGACCACGCATTTCCTCTACCTGGCCATGTGGGCCTGCGGGGCTCTGAGCGTGTCCCAGCGCTGGCTGCCCCGGGTGGTGTGCAGCTGTCTGTACGGCGTGGCGGCCTCCGCCCTGGGCCTCTTCGTCTTCACCCATCACTGTGCCAGGCGCAGGGACGTCAGGGCCTCCTGGCGCGCGTGCCGTCCCCCCGCCTCGGCCTCCCGAGCCTCCCCGCGGGCCGTGCCCGCCGCCCCAGAGGACGGGTCCCCGGCTTTCGGAGAGGGGCCCGCGTCCCTCAAGTCGTCCCCGAGCGGCAGCagtggccccgccccgcccccgggccCCTGCAAGCTCACCAACCTGCAGCTGGCGCAGAGCCAGGCGTGCGAGGCGGGGGTGGCGGCCCGCGGGGAGGCGGAGCCCGAGACGCCGGGCCCCCGGGGGAGCCTCGGCCCGCGCCACCCGAACAACTCGCACCACGGCCGCCGGGGCCACAAGAGCCGGGCCAAGGGGCATCGCGCGGGCGAGGCCGGCGGCAGGAACCGGCTCAGGGCGCCGCGCGGGGGCGCGGCCGGGGTGGCCGAGTTGCCGTCGGGCGAGAGCGGCAGCCCGCACAACAGCCCGTCCGACAGCTACCCGGGCAGCAGCCGCAACAGCCCGGGCGCCGGACCCCGGCTCGAGGGCGAGAGCACGCTCACGCCGTCGGAGGGCAGCGACACGAGCGCCGCGCCGCTCCCCGAGGCCGGCCGGCCGGGCCAGCGCCGCAGCGCCGGCCGCGACCACCTCAAGGGCGGCGCGCTGGAGAAGGAGAGCCAGCGCCGCTCGTACCCGCTCAACGCTGCCAGCCTGAACGGCGCCCCCAAGGGCGGCAAGTACGACGACGTCACCTTGAGCGGCGCCGAGGCGGCCGGCGGCGGCTGCATGAAGACGGGGCTCTGGAAGAGCGAGACCACCGTCTAG